The bacterium region GCCGAGGACGTGGGCGATGACGAGAACGTTCTGTAGGTATGTGTTCGTGCTTCTCAAGAAAGCGTGGGACGGAATCGTATTCAGCACCAGCTCGAGGATGGTGAAGACTTCCTTCGCCTGCTGCATGACCAGCTCTTTGTAGGTCCCCCCCCAGTACCAGTGGATGAACCGGTTGGGCAGCCCCATGCTGGCGACTTCGGCGATTTCATCGCTATCGGTGATCTGGAAGACCACGGGATCGAAGGCCAGCCCACGATCGTGGGCCAGGTTTTCCAGCTGACGGATCACCCCCTGGTACTCGCCGATCATCTGCCGTCCCTCACGCTACCGCCGCGGGGTCCCGGCATAGCGCCGCGTGGCCTGGGCGTCGAAGAAGGCGAGGAAGTCTTTCATCGCCGCCCGGATCGTCTCGATGTCCATCAGGTTGGCGAACAGCGCCCCCTCACCGGTCTTGGCGACCTCTTGCACGTACTCGCTGAATCCGCCGATCCCCCGTCCGCCCGGATTCACGTGGCCGTAGATGACAAGATCAAATGCCCCCCGGGCTTCCTCGAACCGTTTCTTCGCCTGATCGAAGTCCCCCGAGCTGGTCTCCCCATCCGTAAACATGAAGAGGAACTTGTCGTACTCCCGCGCACCCTCCAGCAGCTCAATCGCCTTCTCGAACCCCGTGCTGATGTGGGTTCCGCCGCTCGACTCCACACAGAAGAACTCATCGCGCATCTTTTCTTCTGCGACATCCTGGAACACCACGTACCGGCGAAGATTGGTCGGGTACCGCCGCTCGAGATAGTGCCAGATGATGAAGATCGTCTTGCGGACCAAAGACAGATACTCTCCGCGCATCGATCCGGAGACGTCGAGTACGTAGACCTCCACCGAACGGTTGTTTTGGAAGCTCGTGGGGTCTTCAATGAAGTACCAGGCATCCTGCTGGACGTCGACATCGTAGTCGAGAACGCCGCGCTCCCGGGCGTTGCGATAGAGGCTTTGAACCATCGTCTCCTCGAGGTTGAGGTCGGCCCGGATCCCGATCCGGTCGAGGTCGTCCAGCTCCGGCATATCCTGACTCTCCACCTCGCCCCACCGCGCGGGCTCGTGGAAGGCGGGGAGCCGCAACTCCTCAAGCAGCACCTCTTGCGCGAGTTTGACAAACTCGTCGAAGTCAAGTTCCACCCGCAGCTCTTTACCGTGGTGATCCCCGCCCATGAGCCCCCCCAGGGCTTGGATCCGACCATCCCCCGCTCCGGATCCGCCCGTCCCCGTCCCGCCGCTGCCGCTCCCGGTCCCCTGGGCGAGATACTGCGTCTCCTCGGCAAACTTCAACGTGGGCAGGTCGAGCGTGGCAATCTGGGTCTTGACTTTACCGTCGATGATCAGCTCTTTCTGCTGGATGAGCTCGTTGAGATTTTGTTTCAGATACTCTCGGAGGTGATGGTCGTGTTTGTGCTGGGCGATCCGCCCTCGGTGGATCTTCATCCGATCTCTCCGGCCGCGGCTCCCGGGGCCCGCCGGACGATTAGAAGCTCCTCCCGATCACTTTGAAGAGCGCCCGGGCGCAGTACTGGCAGTAGCCGTGCTCTTCGACGGCGCTGCGCTGCAGGACATCCAGCAGCTCGCGGCTCTTGGGATCCATCTCCTCGGTTTTCTCATACAGCCGCAGGCAGTTCTTGATCTTGTTGAAGACGAGCTCGTTGATCGCGCCCCGGAGATGCTCGTGGTCGCGGTAGCTCATCCGCCGCAGCTCCTCGCGCCGTTCCACCAACACGTTCTCGAACGCGACCCGCCCCTGGCGACTGATCTGCCGCTTCTGAACCAGCGCCCCTTCCACTTCGTCAATCAACTCCTTCTCGCTGTCCACCAGGGCTTCGCCCAACACGTTGCGGGCGGCCGCATCGAGATAATTGAGGTAGAGATTCTGGCCGTAGTCGTAGAAGTGCGTGGGGACGATGTCCTCGACCATCTGGTCGACTTTTTTGTTGACGAAATCGACCTTGGTCTCCTCGAACAGCTTCAACAGGTCTTTCTGGTTCAGGTCCTTGATCGACTGGTGCTCAAACGTTCGCTCGATCGCCTCGGTCATGACCTCCAGATCCAAGCATTGACGGGCGTGGGTGTAGGCCAGAGAAAACGCATCCTCGAAAAACCGCGGGCTGAGGCCCCGCAGGCCCTGGGACTCCTGCCGGGTCCGAATCGCGTAGGTAGCCGCCAGCTCGAACACGTCCTGCGGGATGTGCTTGGTCTCACCCCGGACCTGATTGGCCCGCTCCACGAGCGCACGGTAGATGCGCGTCTCCCCTTGGACGTCGACGTTGTACGGGAAGTCGATCTTGTGGATCCGCCCCCGCAGCGGCTCCATGATGTCCTCGGCCAGGAACACATTGTACTCGGGATAATTGGTATGGCCGATCACGACCTCGTCGACGTGAACCGTCGGGAAATTGGCAAGGTCGATCCGCTTCGACTGGATGAGCTCCAGGAGGAGCGAAAGGAGCTGGCGCCGGCTCTTGAACACCTCCGTCCAGTCCAGGATGCCTCGGTTCGCCCAGATCACCTTGCCATCGAAATCGTAGGCATCGGGATCGTAGGTCGAGCCCCGCTCCTTCAGCATCGCGAAGTTGATGTTGCCGACGAAGTTCGTGATGTCTTCGCGTCGGAGGTCGGTCGGGGTGTGCTTGGCCACCCCGATCTTGTCGCGGGCGGAGAGGAGGACTTGCCGAACCGGCACGGTGCGCCATCCGCCGTGCGAGCCGATCACCCGCTCGCACACGGGACACGGCACCGCCTCCTCGTGCCACCAAATGCCCTCGGTTTCGCGGACGTCGGAGGGAATCAGGTCGAACGGATGCTGATGGAACGGGCATCCATCCACGGCGTACACCAGCCCGTCGGGTTTCCCCGAATACTCCTCCAGCCGCCGCTTGAGCTTATCGACGGTCATCGACTTCCCGGAGCCCTGCGGGCCCACCAGGAGCAGCAGGCGCCGCTCCATGCTCATCGCGTAGCCTTTGAAAAACGCCACGATGTCGTCGAGCTGCCGGTCCATCCCGTAGATCCCCTCGAACACCTTGTCCTTGCCGAAATAGTCAATCATATCGGCAATGTAGTGCAGGGTGGTCCGGGTCAGGCGCGGATCTCGTCGGCTGGCGGCAAGGTAGGCCTCAACGGTGTTGGTCACGGTCATCTGCGTCTCCTGGAATGGTGTACGCGGGACCCCCCACGCCGGTTCATGTCGCTTCTTCCCCTTTCACCGTGGCCACAAACACAAAAACTCAGCACGGGATCGGGTGATCTCCCGGCTGAGCCTCGCTTTCCTGCAACGCCGTTGCCGCCACGACAGTTGGCCCGATGCTGCGCGTCTCCTACTTGGTCGAAGCGCCCGGGCGACCCGGAGCACTTCGGGGTGCGTGTGCGCTTACCGCATCTATGCCCAACGGCTTGAACTTTGAGCAGAGTATAGCCCCACCGTGGAACCCTGTCAATGAAATCGCACGCGGCGCGGCCAAAAAGCGTGCGGCGAGTGGCGGTTCGATCGGGGAGCCCGGACGGGCCGGCGCGCCCCGCCGGATCAGATCGCGCCGGTCGGTTCCGAGCGAGGATACCGGATCAGCAGGATCGGCCTGGGAAACTTCGACATCACCCGGGACGCAACACTCCCGGCAAACACGGCATCGATCCCCGCGCGGCCGTGTGTCGCCATCACGATCAACTCCGCGCCGACGCGGGCGGCTTCTTCCAACACCCCCTGCGCCGGCTCTCCCCCGGCGCTGCTGCTGCAGCTTGTAAATGACCTTGAGGTAGTCCTGCACCACTCCGGTGATCGCGCTCACGGGCGGGTCTCTCGGCAGCAGAGAACGCTAAATATTTTTAACCCCATCTAATCTCGTATAGCCGTCGAGGGCACGCGGGGTCAACCCCTCCGCCACGGCCCCGTGGGAACTCCGCCGCGCACCGGCCTGCGGACCCCCCCAAACATCGCCGCGACGGGTTCGGCGGCGGAAGCGCAGCGCGTCATGAAGGGGCGCGGTCGGCGAGAAGGGGCCCGCCGCCGCGCGCAGAGAAGTCGTGTCTATGGACCTTCCTCTCCGCC contains the following coding sequences:
- a CDS encoding DUF444 family protein yields the protein MKIHRGRIAQHKHDHHLREYLKQNLNELIQQKELIIDGKVKTQIATLDLPTLKFAEETQYLAQGTGSGSGGTGTGGSGAGDGRIQALGGLMGGDHHGKELRVELDFDEFVKLAQEVLLEELRLPAFHEPARWGEVESQDMPELDDLDRIGIRADLNLEETMVQSLYRNARERGVLDYDVDVQQDAWYFIEDPTSFQNNRSVEVYVLDVSGSMRGEYLSLVRKTIFIIWHYLERRYPTNLRRYVVFQDVAEEKMRDEFFCVESSGGTHISTGFEKAIELLEGAREYDKFLFMFTDGETSSGDFDQAKKRFEEARGAFDLVIYGHVNPGGRGIGGFSEYVQEVAKTGEGALFANLMDIETIRAAMKDFLAFFDAQATRRYAGTPRR